The Populus alba chromosome 4, ASM523922v2, whole genome shotgun sequence genome contains a region encoding:
- the LOC118050083 gene encoding uncharacterized zinc finger CCHC domain-containing protein At4g19190: protein MEGEGGGIRLSKVFDDNNKKSGGGGDEVDYKNKSGTAWSHSYLNQKPWHPLSYPNQRRKWIAEQTHAQRHRRTEEVAREYAQEQEFFRQTALISKKEKEKIEMMKAVSFMYVRPPGYNAESAKAAEIADASEPPAAAASSSSNSMHPESVPGDDKKKPRPKDAFGRPLPTQEDFQVLTNAPRLETGVPARVKPFGIEVRNVKCLRCGKFGHQSGDRECPLKDVIMPNEESRLKRDDPLTAIVAQTDPSEPLKWELKQKPGLSPPRGGFNPDDPNQQIVAEDIFDEYGGFLSGGNIPDLLTTFSPSERKKKSKKSKHKKELSPSREIRASEENGLSSPSNREERRSKEEKKRKKKKKRLDHSESSSSEDFEFDRHSKRNRHRHSYSSEDCDSDKNLRNKKSKQKHYYSSESDSDRCRSKNSRKKDSYSTVHFHSERHHRSGRDKQSYSHLSTDSKSDRQRRGKKHSHRLFHRSDS, encoded by the exons ATGGAGGGAGAAGGAGGAGGGATAAGGTTGAGCAAGGTATTCGACGATAATAATAAGAAGAGTGGAGGAGGAGGTGATGAGGTTGATTACAAGAACAAATCCGGCACTGCCTGGAGCCATTCCTACCTGAACCAGAAGCCATGGCATCCTCTTTCCTATCCTAATCAACGCCGCAAATGGATCGCAGAACAGACCCACGCTCAACGCCATCGCCGTACTGAAGAAGTTGCTCGCGAG TATGCTCAAGAACAGGAATTCTTCAGGCAAACTGCTCTTATCtctaagaaagaaaaggagaag ATAGAGATGATGAAAGCTGTTAGCTTCATGTATGTTCGCCCTCCTGGTTACAATGCTGAAAGTGCCAAGGCCGCTGAGATTGCCGATGCTTCAGAACCCCCGGCTGCCGCCGCCTCATCATCCTCCAACTCCAT GCATCCCGAATCAGTCCCTGGTGATGACAAGAAGAAACCAAGGCCTAAAGATGCTTTTGGCCGTCCTTTACCCACCCAAGAAGATTTTCAAGTCCTCACTAATGCTCCGCG CCTGGAGACAGGTGTTCCTGCAAGGGTGAAGCCATTTGGAATTGAAGTGCGCAATGTAAAGTGCTTAAGATGCGGAAAGTTTGGTCACCAAAGTGGTGATCGTGAATGCCCACTGAAAGATGTTATAATGCCTAACGAGGAGAGTCGTCTGAAAAGAGATGATCCCCTGACTGCAATCGTGGCTCAAACAGATCCTAGCGAG CCGCTTAAGTGGGAGCTGAAGCAAAAACCAGGATTGAGTCCTCCTCGTGGTGGTTTTAATCCAGATGATCCCAACCAGCAAATTGTTGCCGAGGacatatttgatgaatatggaG GGTTTCTCAGTGGTGGTAATATCCCTGATTTGCTGACTACCTTCTCTCCAAGTGAACGGAAAAAGAAGTCAAAAAAGAGTAAGCACAAAAAGGAGTTATCGCCAAGTAGAGAAATAAGGGCTTCTGAAGAAAATGGGTTGTCTTCACCTTCCAACAGGGAGGAGAGGAGAtcaaaggaagagaagaaaagaaaaaagaagaagaaaaggctgGATCATTCCGAATCAAGTTCATCCGAGGATTTCGAGTTTGACAGGCATTCCAAAAGGAACAGGCACAGGCATTCTTATTCTTCTGAAGATTGTGACTCTGACAAGAATCTTAGGAATAAAAAGAGCAAGCAAAAACATTATTACTCTTCCGAATCTGATTCTGACAGGTGTAGAAGTAAGAACAGCAGAAAAAAAGATTCATATTCGACTGTACACTTCCACTCTGAGAGGCATCATAGAAGTGGCAGGGACAAGCAATCTTATTCTCACTTATCCACTGATTCCAAATCTGATAGGCAGCGCAGGGGTAAAAAGCATTCTCACCGCCTCTTCCATCGGTCCGATTCATAA
- the LOC118050082 gene encoding ABC transporter G family member 14, which translates to MPETNNRAVLSYPGQAANSQSVLQLTIYPTTLKFEEVVYKVKLDQKGLCWGGTWTTREKTILNGITGMVCPGEILAMLGPSGSGKTTLLTALGGRLSGKLSGKITYNGQPFSGAMKRRTGFVAQDDILYPHLTVSETLLFTALLRLPKTLTREEKAQHVERVIAELGLSQCRNSMIGGPLFRGISGGEKKRVNIGQEMLINPSLLLLDEPTSGLDSTTAQRILTTIKRLASGGRTVVTTIHQPSSRLYHMFDKVVLLSEGRPIYYGPASAALDYFSSIGFSTSMTVNPADLLLDLANGIGPDSRNATDYGENTEQEQKSVREALISAYEKNISTRLKAELCNLDPNNYYYTKDASERNEKKSEKWCTSWWHQFKVLFQRGLRERRYESFNRLRIFQVLSVSILGGLLWWKTPTSHIEDRIALLFFFSVFWGFYPLYNAVFTFPQERRMLVKERASGMYHLSSYFLARTFGDLPLELALPTAFVFIIYWMGGLKADPITFILSLLVVLYSVLVSQSLGLAIGAILMDVKQATTLASVTTLVFLIAGGYYVQQIPPFIVWLKYLSYSYYCYKLLLGVQYNEDDQYECSKGVLCRVGDFPAVKSMGLNHLWVDVAIMALMLVGYRMVAYLALHRVQLR; encoded by the exons ATGCCTGAAACCAACAACAGGGCTGTCCTCTCCTACCCAGGACAAGCCGCCAATTCACAATCTGTGCTCCAACTCACCATATATCCTACGACTTTGAAG TTTGAGGAGGTGGTGTACAAGGTTAAACTGGATCAGAAGGGATTGTGCTGGGGTGGCACTTGGACTACCCGAGAAAAGACCATACTGAATGGGATAACGGGTATGGTTTGTCCAGGGGAGATCCTAGCAATGCTAGGTCCATCTGGCAGTGGCAAAACCACCCTCCTTACGGCTCTAGGAGGTCGTCTCAGTGGTAAGCTATCCGGAAAGATCACATACAACGGGCAGCCCTTTTCGGGTGCCATGAAACGACGCACAGGCTTCGTTGCTCAGGACGACATTCTGTACCCGCATCTAACAGTGTCTGAAACTCTCCTGTTCACTGCACTGCTAAGGCTACCCAAGACGTTAACCCGGGAGGAGAAAGCGCAGCACGTGGAACGAGTTATAGCTGAACTGGGATTGAGTCAGTGCCGGAACAGCATGATAGGGGGCCCACTCTTTAGAGGGATATCAGGAGGGGAGAAGAAGAGGGTTAATATTGGTCAAGAAATGCTAATCAATCCAAGCTTGCTACTACTAGATGAGCCCACATCAGGTCTGGACTCGACAACAGCTCAAAGGATCCTGACCACAATCAAACGGCTTGCGAGTGGGGGACGAACTGTTGTCACCACCATTCACCAGCCCTCAAGCAGACTTTACCATATGTTTGATAAGGTAGTCTTGCTCTCTGAGGGACGCCCCATCTACTATGGTCCTGCATCTGCAGCCTTGGATTATTTTTCCTCCATCGGATTTTCTACGTCCATGACTGTCAATCCCGCTGATCTCTTACTTGATCTTGCAAATG GCATTGGTCCTGATTCTAGAAATGCCACTGACTACGGTGAGAACACGGAACAAGAACAGAAGTCAGTGAGGGAAGCTCTCATTTCTGCATATGAGAAGAACATTTCTACCAGACTGAAAGCTGAGCTTTGCAATTTGGACCCAAATAACTACTATTATACAAAAGATGCCTCTGAAA gaaatgaaaaaaagtcaGAGAAATGGTGCACAAGCTGGTGGCATCAGTTCAAAGTGCTCTTTCAGCGGGGGCTGAGAGAGCGGAGGTACGAATCCTTCAACAGGCTAAGAATTTTTCAAGTCCTCAGTGTCAGTATACTTGGTGGCCTCCTTTGGTGGAAAACACCAACTTCTCACATTGAAGACCGA ATTGCattgctcttcttcttctctgtgtTCTGGGGCTTTTACCCACTCTACAATGCCGTTTTCACATTTCCCCAAGAAAGAAGGATGTTGGTTAAGGAACGAGCATCAGGAATGTATCATCTTTCATCCTACTTCCTGGCTAGAACCTTTGGAGATCTGCCATTAGAGCTTGCGCTCCCAACTGCATTCGTCTTCATAATCTATTGGATGGGCGGACTTAAAGCGGATCCTATAACTTTCATCCTTTCCCTCCTTGTTGTTCTTTACAGCGTTCTAGTCTCTCAAAGTCTTGGATTGGCCATCGGTGCTATTCTAATGGACGTAAAACAAGCCACTACATTAGCTTCGGTTACAACTCTGGTTTTCCTCATTGCCGGAGGATACTACGTCCAGCAAATCCCTCCTTTCATAGTATGGCTGAAGTACTTGAGTTACAGCTACTACTGTTACAAGCTTCTTCTTGGTGTCCAATACAATGAGGATGATCAGTACGAGTGCTCAAAGGGAGTCTTGTGCCGGGTTGGAGATTTTCCTGCTGTCAAATCAATGGGTCTGAACCATTTATGGGTAGACGTGGCAATTATGGCCCTGATGTTAGTGGGTTATCGAATGGTCGCTTATCTGGCACTGCATCGCGTGCAGCTGAGGTGA